Within Pangasianodon hypophthalmus isolate fPanHyp1 chromosome 11, fPanHyp1.pri, whole genome shotgun sequence, the genomic segment GAAATAACATTTACTACCcaggaaggaaataaataaataaataaaaatgttacagagTGTAATTAATAAACTTTTTCTCACAGTTCCATTCAGAATTGAGTAGAAATTTGGTTTGTGAAATGAGTGATTCACTTGTGGTTTTGTATTTGTAGTCTTTCACAGTTTATTACACATTCATGAGAAAGTTTTTGCTACAAAAGAACcaaaataatgatatttattgaagggtaaacaaacaaacaagcaaataaacaagcaaacaggGGCTGAATGGGAATCACTTAGTGTCAGTCAATAGCtttatttctatacatttttcGACTGTATACTTTTAATACACGTCCTGTCCTGCTCAGATATTAATGCAgaaagtgtacattttatttcatataattttcaGATTGGTTTTTTTCcagtataaataatataaataagctTTTCCTCCCAGAAGTTTATTTTTTGCTCGCTAACGAGTTCGAGTGATGATGaaattcccataatgcaccgCGTTGTTTGGTTTCATTCGCGCGCAACCTTGTCCTCCTCTCAGAGGAATACCGCgagttaccatggcaacatcTTTTACAGGTTTCTCCTCAGACTTTTAACTAATGAAAGTGGCGAGCTAATCGTTTTTGTAAAGTTGCGTGTACAGCTGTACGTGTTCGCGTTACGGTTATCTCGGGTACTTTTCTGTTCTTAGGATTGAAATTGTGAGCTTAGCGAGTTAGCTAAGGTTGAGCGCGCGAGTGAGTGAGCGCGTGAGCCAGCTAACGAATGCGACGGAACGACCCTCCTGTCGCAGAGTGATGATGAAACCCGTGTGTATGTGAAGTAAGGTGAGTAGGTGCCATTtcgaattttttattttttttttccctccactgattttaaataatttttgtacTCCTCTGGGGAAATCGTGTAGTTGTTAATGAAAATGGTGCGATTACCCGACAGTAGTTTCAGACTTCCCCGCGGCCATCTTTGCGTAAGAGGAATATTAGCGTGTGGCGCTGCAGAGACACCGCCGCTCCTGCAGGGGGCAGTACAGAGCGGCGCAGTCACAGCGCTCAGAACAAAACCAACTCTCAAATGGCGGCACGAAAACGAAGCATAGTGTGGTCATTTTTCCAAGCGGAGGACGATAAAAGAGTATTATGTCTCCTTTGTATGAAAACGGTTTTATATTTCGGTCACACGACCAACATGCTTCGCCATTTACGAGCGAAACATCCGAATGATTTCTCCGCTTTGGACAAAAGAAAATCCACATCGGGAAAAAGCGCATCCAACCATAATAACGGCTGTGTAGAAGGTTTGGACTGCTGCTAGATTatagactattattattattattattataaacatatatattttaaaatatatatcactTTCTTTGTTTCAAACCAATAACACAATATAGACActgctccttttttttatttatttatataaggaTTCTGGGAGATCGGCTAAGCTATCGAGCTAACTCTTGGCGCCAACGCGaatattatcattaaaaaaacatgctaattcaaacatgtgaaaaaaaagctaCTTATAAAACCTATTTCGagttaaaaattgtttttatcaGCGCTCTGAAGCGGTTATTTAGGAGTTTACTGATAATCGCGCGCGCGCTCGGGTAAGGTAGGCTAGgttttgctaactagctagctagatgcTAATATCAGCtaaatgttctttctttctccgcatcctgcttttttttttcatcaggcgccatttttttttgctcctgcACGTCTTCAGACTTACCGTCAggaaatctaataataaataaagcataaatatgAGTTTATAGAGTGTTAATAACAGCTCGGTACACTCCGTGCTAATCCGGTGCGAGTGTCTCGCGCGCGCGCGGCTCTGTTCACTTCCACTCAGATGAATCACTCATTTTGAACTTCGTTTAACGGATCGAAAGAATCGGTTCTTTTAAACCGACCGAATCGAAatgaatcgaatcgaatcgaCTGTCTCAGGGATGAAGatgtaaaacacagaaacacgcACAATAcgagtcatttttcattcagaaTCCACATCTCTGtctctatcattattattattattattattagttaaataattattcttaatatttagtataaattaaaataatcgTTCTTCGTGTTATGACCGATCTTTTCACCTCTCCGTCTCCGTAGTGACCGTCATGATGGACGAGCAGCAGGTGGAAGTCCCGGCCGAGGTCGGAGACGCCGAGATGGACGGCGCGATCCGCGGAATCCTGTGCGCCGCGGCGGGAGAAGCAGCGACGGAAGGAGAGGCGTCCGGGTGCGAAGGCGAGGGCAGAGGGACTCAGGAAGGCAGCCCCGCCCCGAACCAAACCCCGACCTCGCGCAAGTGGAGCGCGGTGTGGGTTCATTACCGCAAAGTGGACCAGGAGAAGAAGGCGCTGTGTTTGCTGTGCATGGAGAAGATCCAGCACCAGAGCAGCACCAGCAACCTCATCAGACACCTGCAGAACAAGCACCCGGCCGAGTACGCCCAGCTCGAGGAGCACTCGCAGAAACGACCCCCCAAACGCAAGAACGAGGATCCCGATTACGTCCCTGCGACCTCGCCCAAAACTCGCAGCGTTCCCGCCGGCCGCATCGTTCCGTCCCCGCTCAGCAGCAGCCTAACAGGTACACATCTCCTCAACaacttctcctctttctctctctcgctctgtctctgtctctctctctctgtctctctctctctctcgctctttctctgtctctttctctctttctgtctctctctctctttctgtctctctctctctttctgtctctctctct encodes:
- the LOC113536732 gene encoding zinc finger BED domain-containing protein, translating into MAFQTSPRPSLRKRNISVWRCRDTAAPAGGSTERRSHSAQNKTNSQMAARKRSIVWSFFQAEDDKRVLCLLCMKTVLYFGHTTNMLRHLRAKHPNDFSALDKRKSTSGKSASNHNNGCVEVTVMMDEQQVEVPAEVGDAEMDGAIRGILCAAAGEAATEGEASGCEGEGRGTQEGSPAPNQTPTSRKWSAVWVHYRKVDQEKKALCLLCMEKIQHQSSTSNLIRHLQNKHPAEYAQLEEHSQKRPPKRKNEDPDYVPATSPKTRSVPAGRIVPSPLSSSLTVVDWSDGRRILERERELTEALRRVQQEEGRSLQQQRDLMQQIRELDAERRALQNQKREQEDEHHRLKREKEELETVRMELQKEKEELQKEREELFKAKEEFRKEREDLERQRQEMHREGHIQGQVSEFYNC